In the genome of Candidatus Nitrosotenuis sp. DW1, one region contains:
- a CDS encoding CBS domain-containing protein → MCAALVRDIMKKNVISIDSSMTVNDAAKMMDDASIGAIVVLENGIAVGIITERDLVRRIIAKEKPLSTNVKVAMSSPLIVINPDDTVWDLAQLMKTRRIHRVPAVKDNRLVGMVTTSDVVRLCSIGSDDEMSKITEQILLRMKPKE, encoded by the coding sequence ATGTGTGCAGCATTAGTTCGTGACATAATGAAAAAAAATGTCATATCAATTGATTCATCTATGACAGTTAATGATGCTGCAAAGATGATGGACGATGCATCAATTGGTGCAATAGTCGTGCTTGAAAATGGTATTGCTGTTGGTATAATAACTGAGCGCGATTTGGTAAGAAGAATAATTGCCAAAGAAAAGCCTCTATCAACAAATGTTAAAGTTGCAATGTCGTCCCCACTCATTGTAATCAACCCCGATGATACTGTGTGGGATCTTGCACAGTTGATGAAAACGCGCAGGATTCATAGAGTTCCAGCGGTCAAAGACAACCGACTTGTTGGAATGGTAACTACATCTGATGTTGTCAGATTATGCAGTATAGGCTCAGATGATGAGATGAGTAAAATTACGGAACAAATTCTTTTGCGCATGAAACCAAAAGAATGA
- a CDS encoding ribose-phosphate diphosphokinase, which translates to MVLTNFTVIGGPASQSLAKNLAKKLDAKYIRTDVRIFPDGESKVTIDGKPAGKTIVVQSVYPPIDSNFIQVLSLISKAKETSSQVFAVIPYLCYMRQDKEFLPGEIITSAVIAKMLKAVGADKIVTVDIHSELAIKYFDVPIKNVSAVPKLASFFKKMKLRDPLIVAPDLFWAPQAKQFAKILDAESIAINKQRNRKTGKLEIKQSQKRNFEGRDIILVDDMISTGGSVVKATEYLKQQNCGRIYATCTHALLVGDAEKKIRDAGILKIISANTVPGKTNAVDVSDILAKSL; encoded by the coding sequence ATGGTATTGACAAATTTTACGGTCATTGGAGGGCCTGCATCACAATCTCTTGCAAAAAACTTGGCAAAAAAATTAGATGCCAAATACATCAGAACTGATGTACGAATATTTCCAGATGGGGAAAGTAAAGTTACCATTGATGGTAAACCGGCAGGCAAAACAATAGTTGTACAATCTGTATATCCTCCAATCGATTCCAATTTCATTCAAGTATTATCACTGATCTCAAAAGCAAAAGAAACATCGTCACAAGTTTTTGCAGTAATTCCGTATCTGTGCTATATGCGGCAAGACAAAGAGTTTCTTCCAGGAGAAATTATTACGAGTGCTGTAATCGCAAAGATGCTCAAGGCTGTAGGTGCAGACAAAATAGTGACTGTAGACATACATAGTGAATTGGCAATCAAATACTTTGATGTACCAATAAAAAACGTTAGTGCCGTACCTAAACTAGCCTCATTTTTCAAAAAAATGAAACTTAGAGACCCTCTTATAGTTGCCCCTGATCTTTTTTGGGCGCCTCAAGCCAAACAATTTGCAAAAATCCTAGATGCTGAATCTATTGCCATAAACAAACAGAGAAATAGAAAAACTGGAAAATTAGAAATCAAGCAATCTCAAAAAAGAAATTTTGAAGGTAGAGACATAATCCTAGTTGACGACATGATAAGCACTGGGGGAAGCGTTGTAAAAGCAACGGAATATCTTAAACAACAAAATTGTGGACGTATCTATGCTACATGTACACATGCATTGTTGGTTGGTGATGCGGAAAAAAAGATCAGAGATGCAGGCATCTTAAAAATAATTAGCGCAAACACCGTTCCGGGAAAAACCAACGCAGTCGATGTCTCAGACATATTGGCAAAATCTCTATGA
- a CDS encoding phosphoribosyltransferase, with amino-acid sequence MEKKTYDSKSWENIEACTATLVKKILDKGISFNSISTVSRGGLVPARLVADRLGIKQILVDEETISVDSLFVDDIYDTGETFRRVIEKADNQGSLVYATLFARRKEHYPKQLVYAELTNGDEYIVYPWDRFEHDASLKSQI; translated from the coding sequence ATGGAAAAGAAAACATACGATAGCAAAAGCTGGGAAAATATTGAGGCATGTACTGCTACACTAGTCAAGAAGATCTTAGATAAAGGAATTTCATTTAACAGCATTTCAACTGTAAGTAGAGGAGGTTTGGTGCCTGCACGCCTAGTAGCAGACAGATTAGGAATAAAACAAATTTTAGTGGATGAGGAGACAATATCTGTGGACTCCTTGTTTGTAGACGATATTTACGACACTGGTGAAACATTTAGAAGAGTTATTGAAAAGGCAGACAACCAAGGCAGTCTAGTTTATGCAACCCTTTTTGCAAGGAGAAAAGAACATTATCCAAAACAGTTAGTTTACGCAGAATTGACAAACGGTGATGAGTATATTGTTTATCCATGGGATAGATTCGAGCATGACGCATCATTAAAATCCCAAATATGA
- a CDS encoding universal stress protein: MRGDFSKILVCCDGSKYSENAIRKACSLAKKYHSELTLIHVVDRTRKSDVFAGNEYAQILRRYAKSTLEKAKKIANEEGFEPKIITKEGNVANEIIKFSKEAKTDLLVVGSKGLGAVLQFFLGSVSSKIANHALCSVLIVK; this comes from the coding sequence ATGAGAGGTGATTTTTCAAAAATTCTTGTCTGCTGTGACGGATCAAAATATTCCGAAAATGCAATCAGAAAGGCATGTAGTCTGGCAAAAAAATACCATTCTGAACTAACGTTAATTCATGTGGTTGATAGGACACGAAAATCCGATGTTTTTGCTGGAAACGAATATGCCCAAATTCTAAGAAGATATGCAAAATCCACCCTTGAGAAAGCCAAAAAAATAGCAAACGAAGAAGGTTTTGAGCCAAAAATAATCACAAAGGAAGGGAATGTGGCAAACGAGATAATCAAGTTCTCAAAAGAGGCAAAAACAGACCTTCTGGTTGTTGGAAGTAAGGGGCTTGGAGCAGTATTACAGTTTTTCCTTGGTAGTGTCTCATCAAAAATTGCAAATCATGCTTTATGCTCCGTCTTGATTGTGAAATGA
- a CDS encoding methionine adenosyltransferase produces the protein MSDKIFVETVRTTPTFKKRFEFVERKGLGHPDTICDLVMNKISIELSKLYLKETGMIQHHNMDKTMLVAGQTENKFGGGKILKPMKLVMGDRATTSIDGRQLPIGDFAITTAKSWFEKNLRYVKDEHVEYQLELGKSSGQLRSIFKSPKSFASNDTSVLVGYAPYTETESVVLGMEQYINSKKFKAEFPASGEDVKVMGFRNGDCLDLTVAIAFVDSFVDSQNDYFKKKRQMLDAITEFGKKKTPLRIHAAINCLDDERKGIDGVYLTVLGTSADNADSGEVGRGNKANRVISPSRPAGAEAIAGKNPVSHIGKIYNAMSFKIADEVHKNVMGFDEVFVWMYNVIGMPVNDPKAVVVQPITKNNSEITTSQINQINEIVSSNLEKMDEFCKKLLSEQIEIA, from the coding sequence ATGTCTGATAAAATTTTTGTTGAAACTGTACGCACGACTCCAACTTTTAAAAAAAGATTTGAGTTTGTAGAAAGAAAAGGACTGGGACATCCAGATACAATTTGTGATCTGGTGATGAACAAAATTTCAATTGAATTATCAAAATTATACCTAAAAGAAACAGGTATGATACAGCACCACAACATGGACAAAACAATGCTTGTTGCAGGCCAAACTGAAAACAAGTTTGGTGGTGGAAAAATCCTAAAACCAATGAAGCTTGTCATGGGTGATCGAGCAACGACTAGTATTGATGGCCGTCAATTACCAATTGGGGATTTCGCAATTACTACGGCAAAGTCTTGGTTTGAGAAGAATCTTCGTTATGTAAAAGACGAACATGTTGAATACCAGCTGGAATTAGGCAAATCATCAGGACAACTGCGCTCTATTTTCAAAAGCCCAAAATCATTTGCGTCCAACGACACTTCAGTACTGGTGGGATACGCGCCATATACAGAAACAGAATCCGTAGTTCTTGGCATGGAGCAATACATAAACTCAAAAAAATTTAAAGCAGAATTTCCAGCCTCCGGTGAAGATGTCAAAGTGATGGGGTTCAGAAACGGAGACTGTCTTGATCTTACAGTGGCAATTGCCTTTGTCGATTCATTTGTGGATTCACAAAACGATTATTTTAAGAAAAAACGCCAAATGCTTGATGCAATAACTGAATTTGGAAAGAAGAAAACCCCACTCAGAATTCACGCTGCAATTAACTGTCTTGATGATGAAAGAAAAGGAATTGACGGAGTGTATCTAACCGTTCTTGGAACATCAGCTGACAATGCAGATTCTGGAGAGGTTGGGAGGGGAAACAAAGCAAATCGTGTTATTTCCCCAAGTAGACCTGCTGGGGCAGAAGCAATCGCTGGAAAAAACCCTGTAAGTCACATTGGAAAAATCTACAATGCAATGTCGTTCAAAATTGCAGACGAAGTACACAAAAACGTTATGGGATTTGATGAAGTCTTTGTTTGGATGTATAATGTAATTGGAATGCCTGTAAATGATCCAAAGGCAGTTGTCGTTCAGCCCATCACAAAAAATAATTCAGAAATCACTACGTCGCAGATAAATCAGATAAATGAAATAGTTAGCAGTAATCTTGAAAAAATGGACGAGTTTTGCAAGAAATTATTGTCTGAACAAATAGAAATCGCATAA
- the amrS gene encoding AmmeMemoRadiSam system radical SAM enzyme, whose protein sequence is MQKEAILYERLPNHKVRCLACARYCEIGDGQIGLCGIRGNKDGKLVLYVHGKVAAAHIDPIEKKPVTHYRPGTNIFSIGTTGCNWLCKYCINFDLSQRRKIEGVDHTPEDLVNMALNYGCHGMAYTYNEPSIFIEFARDCGILAKERGLFNIFVSNGYSTPEAIGMMKEFLDCITIDFKGNGEQNFVRKYVGIPSSQPVFDTVMQLQSLTDIHVEITDLIVPGVGDDLEHAKKLCKFVYDTCGPEMPIHFLQFHPSYKMMEFEPTPIKTLENHYDVARKEGLKYVYVGNVPGHKYEHTYCSECNKVVIRRYNFEILKWDLDDDNKCKFCGNKIPIIGKLDKNYKERKFEFVF, encoded by the coding sequence ATGCAAAAAGAAGCCATCCTTTATGAAAGACTCCCAAATCACAAGGTGAGATGTCTGGCGTGTGCGAGATATTGCGAAATTGGTGATGGTCAGATAGGTTTGTGTGGGATCAGGGGCAATAAGGATGGAAAACTTGTCTTATATGTACACGGCAAGGTTGCTGCGGCACACATAGATCCAATTGAGAAAAAGCCAGTAACTCATTACAGACCTGGGACAAATATTTTCTCAATAGGGACAACGGGTTGTAATTGGCTTTGCAAATACTGTATTAACTTTGATCTCAGTCAACGAAGAAAGATAGAAGGTGTTGATCATACGCCTGAAGACCTTGTCAATATGGCGCTAAACTACGGATGTCATGGTATGGCCTATACCTACAATGAGCCAAGCATCTTCATCGAATTTGCAAGAGATTGTGGAATATTGGCAAAGGAAAGAGGACTCTTCAACATTTTTGTTTCAAACGGATATTCTACCCCGGAAGCAATTGGAATGATGAAAGAATTTCTTGACTGCATAACTATTGATTTTAAGGGAAACGGTGAACAAAATTTTGTGAGAAAATACGTAGGAATTCCAAGTTCTCAGCCAGTATTTGATACGGTAATGCAACTGCAGAGTTTGACTGACATACATGTAGAGATTACCGATTTAATTGTGCCTGGAGTAGGAGACGATTTGGAGCATGCAAAAAAACTTTGTAAGTTTGTGTATGATACGTGTGGTCCCGAAATGCCAATTCATTTTTTGCAGTTTCATCCATCATACAAGATGATGGAATTTGAGCCAACGCCGATTAAAACACTTGAGAATCATTATGATGTGGCAAGAAAGGAAGGTCTCAAATACGTATACGTTGGAAATGTCCCAGGTCACAAATACGAGCACACCTATTGTTCTGAATGTAACAAAGTTGTTATCAGAAGATACAATTTTGAAATTCTAAAATGGGATTTAGATGACGACAACAAATGCAAGTTCTGTGGAAATAAGATCCCAATTATTGGAAAATTAGATAAAAATTACAAAGAAAGGAAATTTGAATTCGTTTTCTAA
- a CDS encoding universal stress protein, protein MLYERILVPFDGSKFAKKALDEAIKIAQNTDSILYLCTVITVSGVIPPGSLMGLVKNKTAKEIHAKLIKSAKAETERTLNYQASVYCKSKGVKAYYKIIINGNIAEEILKTAKQKLIDLIVIGSQGLHGISKIKTLGSVSRKVSELADCAVLIVR, encoded by the coding sequence ATGTTGTACGAAAGAATACTTGTTCCGTTCGATGGGTCAAAATTTGCAAAAAAGGCACTAGATGAGGCAATAAAAATAGCTCAAAACACAGACAGTATACTCTATTTGTGTACGGTAATAACTGTCAGTGGTGTGATTCCCCCAGGCTCGTTGATGGGACTTGTCAAGAATAAAACTGCAAAAGAGATACATGCTAAATTGATCAAATCAGCAAAGGCGGAGACAGAGCGAACATTGAACTATCAAGCTTCGGTCTATTGTAAGTCAAAAGGAGTGAAAGCCTACTACAAAATAATAATTAATGGAAATATAGCCGAAGAAATACTCAAGACCGCCAAGCAGAAATTGATAGATCTAATAGTAATTGGGAGTCAGGGGCTGCATGGAATAAGCAAGATCAAAACCTTGGGCAGTGTAAGTAGAAAGGTTTCAGAGTTAGCAGATTGTGCGGTTTTGATTGTAAGATAA
- a CDS encoding nitroreductase family protein — protein MIIISQLNWLCFLMPVMSFFDLISLRHSVRAFKEQKISDEVVEKILTAATKASSAGNLQSYQIFVITKKEDKKRLAVAAHEQNFIENASVVFVFCADPVTSAGEYGKRGEDLYCIQDATIACTYAQLAAHSLGFSSIWVGSFIEEQVARILNLPSGIRAIAMLVVGIPAEKPQITTRRPLSEIIHTL, from the coding sequence ATGATAATCATAAGCCAGTTAAATTGGCTGTGCTTTCTTATGCCAGTTATGTCTTTTTTTGATTTAATTTCTTTGCGGCATTCAGTACGTGCATTTAAGGAGCAGAAAATATCAGATGAGGTAGTTGAAAAAATTCTTACTGCTGCAACGAAAGCGTCTTCTGCTGGAAATCTACAATCATATCAGATTTTTGTCATAACCAAAAAAGAAGACAAAAAGAGACTAGCTGTTGCTGCACATGAACAAAATTTTATAGAAAACGCATCAGTTGTTTTTGTCTTTTGTGCGGATCCAGTTACTTCTGCAGGCGAATATGGGAAAAGAGGAGAAGATCTTTATTGTATCCAAGATGCCACAATCGCCTGCACGTACGCGCAGCTTGCTGCTCATTCTTTGGGGTTTTCCTCCATCTGGGTTGGCTCTTTTATTGAGGAACAAGTTGCCAGAATTCTAAATTTACCTTCGGGCATAAGGGCAATCGCCATGCTAGTTGTTGGCATACCTGCTGAAAAGCCACAGATTACCACAAGAAGACCCCTCAGTGAGATCATTCACACGTTATGA
- a CDS encoding pyridoxamine 5'-phosphate oxidase family protein produces the protein MAAIPIKVKQMIQRQQIIIVGSADRLGLPNISPRTSFYLDPDGSIYWLELFKHKTFRNFQKNPWCSVTIFEKKKLTGYQIKGKIKIISDKKTKQEVTIRIIDKLTRLRKQRILKHTNNKTINVIKFTAQILYSLNPNKTSYSPLKLNANNKSLKAANMQW, from the coding sequence GTGGCAGCAATCCCAATTAAAGTAAAACAGATGATTCAAAGACAACAAATAATCATTGTTGGCTCCGCAGATAGGTTGGGGCTGCCAAACATCTCTCCAAGAACTAGCTTTTACCTGGATCCCGACGGCTCAATTTACTGGCTAGAACTTTTCAAACACAAAACGTTTAGAAACTTTCAAAAGAATCCATGGTGCAGTGTGACGATATTTGAGAAAAAAAAGTTAACCGGTTATCAGATAAAAGGAAAAATAAAAATCATATCTGATAAAAAAACAAAACAAGAAGTCACAATCAGAATTATAGATAAACTTACTAGGCTTCGCAAACAAAGAATTCTAAAGCATACAAATAACAAAACGATAAACGTCATCAAATTTACAGCGCAGATCCTATACTCATTAAACCCGAATAAAACCTCCTATTCTCCCTTGAAATTGAATGCAAATAATAAATCTCTAAAAGCTGCAAATATGCAATGGTAA
- a CDS encoding universal stress protein, with the protein MIQNKIKKILVPMDGSKTSFAALDSAIEIARACHATILGVHAISFLPTGFMPSVVPYEIYQKKEAGKFMENAKIRAAKKGIAFKYTITFGSPVEHIINISKSKKFDLIVIGAHGKGRVKELFLGSVSSAVLHKSRIPVMIVK; encoded by the coding sequence ATGATTCAAAATAAAATTAAAAAAATTCTTGTTCCGATGGACGGATCTAAAACCTCATTTGCTGCCTTAGATAGCGCGATTGAGATAGCTCGTGCTTGCCATGCTACCATTTTAGGAGTTCACGCGATCTCATTTCTCCCCACTGGCTTTATGCCATCTGTTGTGCCGTATGAAATTTATCAGAAAAAAGAAGCTGGAAAATTCATGGAAAATGCAAAGATTCGTGCAGCAAAAAAAGGAATTGCGTTCAAGTACACGATAACTTTTGGAAGTCCAGTAGAACACATCATAAATATTTCAAAATCCAAAAAATTTGATTTGATAGTAATTGGCGCACATGGAAAGGGACGAGTAAAAGAACTATTTCTAGGAAGTGTGTCAAGTGCAGTTCTTCACAAGTCGCGCATCCCTGTGATGATAGTTAAATAG
- a CDS encoding RtcB family protein: MEVTKIGNLEYRIEMDSSIGMKVPVRVFANEDLFGKMMSDRTIEQAINVSTLPGVQKNVIVLPDGHQGYGFPVGGVAIMDAERGVISPGSVGYDINCGVRLIRTNLTESDVKPKLQELITDLFESIPVGMSKREGCIHLSRSELDEVLVRGIGWLIDHGYATKEDAELCEEGGCIIGADPSKVSEEAHRRGAPQLGSLGSGNHFLEVQKVDKIFDKEAAEVMGITNEGDITVLIHCGSRGLGHQICTDYLKVCEYSYKKYGIKLPDRQLACVPNISEEGESYKKAMNCAFNYAWSNRQTITHWIRKSFERVFNRSESDLDMKLVYDVAHNSAKVEKHVVDGEEKSVIVHRKGATRAFPAGRVEIPQKYRRIGQPTFIPGSMGSASWILVGKPNSLDLTFGSTVHGAGRLMSRTAAHKNYNYKQVIEQLQKKGIFIKSMTRYDVVEETPEVYKDVDTVATISHDLGIATKVARLVPLGVIKG, from the coding sequence ATGGAAGTTACTAAGATAGGGAATCTGGAATACAGAATTGAAATGGATTCTTCTATTGGGATGAAAGTTCCTGTTAGAGTATTTGCAAATGAAGATCTGTTTGGGAAGATGATGTCGGACAGGACAATTGAACAGGCAATCAATGTATCTACACTGCCCGGAGTCCAGAAAAATGTCATAGTGTTACCAGATGGTCATCAGGGATACGGCTTCCCAGTAGGCGGAGTAGCAATAATGGATGCAGAGAGAGGAGTGATCAGCCCTGGAAGCGTTGGGTATGATATCAATTGTGGGGTACGGTTGATCAGGACCAATCTAACTGAAAGTGATGTAAAGCCAAAACTACAGGAACTGATAACTGATCTTTTTGAATCAATTCCGGTTGGAATGAGTAAACGTGAGGGATGCATTCATTTGAGCAGATCAGAGCTTGATGAAGTACTGGTACGAGGTATTGGGTGGTTAATTGATCATGGCTATGCAACCAAAGAAGATGCCGAACTATGTGAGGAGGGAGGATGCATAATTGGCGCAGATCCTAGCAAGGTCTCAGAAGAGGCGCATAGAAGGGGGGCACCTCAGCTTGGGAGCCTTGGATCTGGGAACCATTTTCTTGAAGTACAAAAAGTGGACAAAATATTTGATAAAGAAGCTGCAGAAGTAATGGGAATAACAAATGAAGGAGACATAACAGTTCTAATTCACTGTGGCTCACGAGGCCTTGGGCATCAAATATGTACAGATTATTTGAAGGTGTGTGAGTATAGTTATAAAAAATATGGAATAAAGTTACCCGACAGGCAGCTTGCCTGCGTTCCCAATATTTCTGAAGAAGGTGAATCTTACAAAAAGGCAATGAATTGTGCCTTTAATTACGCATGGAGTAACAGGCAGACAATTACTCATTGGATAAGAAAATCATTTGAGCGAGTCTTTAACCGGTCAGAGTCGGATCTTGACATGAAATTGGTATACGACGTTGCTCATAACAGCGCCAAAGTAGAAAAACACGTTGTAGATGGAGAAGAAAAATCAGTGATTGTTCACAGAAAAGGAGCGACACGAGCATTTCCAGCAGGCAGAGTTGAGATTCCTCAAAAATACAGAAGGATTGGCCAACCGACATTTATTCCAGGCTCCATGGGGTCTGCAAGTTGGATACTTGTAGGAAAGCCAAATTCTCTGGATCTAACCTTTGGTTCAACGGTGCATGGCGCAGGACGGCTTATGTCAAGAACTGCGGCTCACAAAAATTACAACTACAAACAGGTAATAGAACAGTTGCAAAAAAAAGGAATTTTCATAAAATCAATGACAAGATATGATGTGGTAGAAGAAACCCCCGAAGTTTACAAAGATGTTGACACCGTTGCAACGATTTCACATGATCTAGGGATTGCAACCAAAGTAGCAAGACTAGTTCCATTAGGCGTCATAAAGGGATGA
- a CDS encoding universal stress protein, producing MYNVDKILVPLDGSENSLRALDLAVFLAKRCNAKIICLYSVVIIPITEAQMATPIQFQIEEEKYARKILEKAKNLVKQNSIEFSQVINFGNAGYNIVKYVKNKANKVDLIVIGSRGRGTIKEIFLGSTSNYVLHKSPVPVTVVK from the coding sequence TTGTATAATGTTGACAAGATTCTAGTTCCGTTGGATGGTTCGGAAAATTCTCTTAGGGCACTGGACCTTGCAGTTTTTCTTGCAAAACGATGTAATGCAAAAATAATTTGCCTCTACTCAGTTGTAATTATTCCAATAACCGAAGCTCAAATGGCTACACCAATTCAATTTCAAATAGAAGAGGAAAAATACGCAAGAAAGATTCTAGAAAAAGCAAAGAATCTTGTCAAACAAAATAGTATTGAATTTTCTCAAGTAATCAATTTTGGAAATGCAGGATATAATATAGTTAAATATGTCAAAAACAAGGCCAACAAAGTTGACTTGATTGTTATAGGCTCGCGAGGAAGGGGAACGATAAAAGAAATTTTTCTTGGCAGCACATCAAACTATGTCCTACACAAGTCTCCCGTACCTGTTACCGTAGTAAAATAA
- a CDS encoding SDR family NAD(P)-dependent oxidoreductase — protein MRLQNKVAIITGASSDIGTDMSKRFVDEGATVIMLGRNIKSLEKAHSTIKNQNSAVSISCDITDESQVLSVVEQIVDKYGKIDILVNNAAKINDAIHFHEMKDSDVVDLVNTNILGTFKITKAVITKMLDAKEGCIINIGSISSERAIPKVHLAVYSATKAALSMFTKSIAVEYARRNIRCNCLNLGIINAGMIKPYLEDPQARKVLEERQPLNRIGEPSDVSNATIFLASDEAKWITGTVLNIDGGKSASEG, from the coding sequence ATGCGACTACAAAACAAGGTTGCGATAATAACTGGAGCATCAAGTGATATTGGGACAGACATGTCCAAAAGATTCGTGGATGAGGGTGCTACGGTAATAATGCTTGGCAGAAACATCAAGTCCCTTGAAAAAGCACACTCCACAATAAAAAACCAAAACTCAGCAGTTTCAATATCTTGTGATATCACTGATGAATCTCAAGTGTTAAGTGTAGTGGAACAAATTGTAGACAAGTACGGCAAAATTGATATTCTTGTAAATAACGCTGCAAAAATTAACGACGCAATTCACTTTCATGAAATGAAAGACTCAGATGTTGTGGACTTGGTTAACACAAATATTTTGGGCACATTCAAAATAACAAAAGCAGTAATTACAAAAATGCTTGATGCCAAAGAAGGCTGTATCATAAACATTGGCTCGATATCAAGTGAGCGTGCAATTCCCAAAGTTCACCTTGCTGTTTATTCTGCGACAAAGGCAGCACTTAGCATGTTTACAAAATCAATTGCGGTTGAATATGCAAGAAGAAACATCAGATGCAATTGCCTAAATCTTGGAATAATTAATGCTGGAATGATAAAACCGTATCTCGAAGATCCTCAAGCAAGAAAAGTTTTGGAGGAAAGACAACCGCTCAACAGAATTGGTGAGCCAAGTGACGTGTCAAATGCAACAATATTTTTGGCATCCGATGAGGCCAAGTGGATAACCGGGACTGTCCTAAACATTGATGGCGGTAAATCCGCATCAGAAGGATAG